The following are encoded together in the Microscilla marina ATCC 23134 genome:
- a CDS encoding thioredoxin domain-containing protein — MSHQNTQTPNRLAKATSPYLLQHAYNPVDWYPWGEEALQKAKDEDKPIIVSIGYSACHWCHVMERESFEDDEVAAIMNRYFICIKVDREERPDVDAIYMDAVQAMGQRGGWPLNALLTPEAKPFYALTYLPKESWVQLLQNVAEVYQTKRDELEQSAEAYREAIATSEAKKYDLKPNDIRYAREDLDKMFQSVYNDVDHTRGGTNRAPKFPMPSIWQFLLHYYQITKKEEALRTVEVTLNEMAKGGIYDQIGGGFARYSVDADWFAPHFEKMLYDNGQLLSLYADAYNVTQNPLYQQVVMQTVDFVARELTSEEGGFFSALDADSEGVEGKFYVWEKTAFDEVIGVEDAAIAADYYQVTSQANWEEGNILHRSIGDLAFAEKHQIDVESLKQKVTQWNERLLTARSKRIRPGLDDKILTSWNGLMLKGLVDAYRVFDSPKLLNLALANAQFIAEKLTTENYQLYHSYKNGKASINAYLEDYAAVVDAYIALYQATFDEQWLTKAKSLTDYALANFYDKEEGLFFFTDVNAEKLIARKKELFDNVIPASNSMMAKNLYWLGLYYEQSDYQQKASQMLGQMQKIIVENPESAANWATLYTYFAQPTAEVAIVGEQAQEYRASLDKYYYPNKILAGTLQPQDSLGLLQNRGTINGQTTVYVCYNKTCQLPVNSVESAWKQMSQA; from the coding sequence ATGAGCCATCAAAATACCCAAACACCCAACCGACTGGCAAAAGCTACCAGCCCCTATTTATTACAACACGCCTACAACCCTGTAGACTGGTACCCCTGGGGAGAGGAAGCGCTCCAGAAAGCCAAAGACGAAGACAAACCCATCATTGTAAGTATTGGCTACTCGGCTTGTCACTGGTGCCATGTAATGGAGCGAGAGTCGTTTGAAGATGACGAAGTAGCGGCTATTATGAACCGTTATTTTATTTGTATAAAAGTAGATAGAGAAGAACGTCCTGATGTAGATGCCATTTACATGGATGCTGTTCAGGCTATGGGGCAACGAGGAGGATGGCCGCTCAATGCATTGCTCACGCCTGAGGCTAAGCCTTTTTATGCCCTTACCTACCTACCCAAAGAATCGTGGGTGCAACTGCTGCAAAATGTGGCAGAAGTATACCAAACCAAACGTGATGAGCTAGAACAATCGGCAGAAGCCTACCGGGAAGCCATTGCAACCAGCGAAGCAAAAAAATATGACCTGAAGCCAAACGATATTCGTTATGCACGCGAAGATCTCGATAAAATGTTTCAAAGTGTTTATAATGATGTAGATCATACCCGTGGAGGCACCAACCGTGCCCCTAAATTTCCTATGCCTTCTATTTGGCAGTTTTTATTGCACTATTATCAAATCACCAAAAAAGAAGAGGCCTTAAGGACAGTTGAGGTTACGCTAAATGAGATGGCAAAAGGGGGCATTTATGATCAAATTGGCGGAGGGTTTGCCCGTTACTCAGTAGACGCTGACTGGTTTGCTCCTCATTTTGAAAAAATGCTTTACGATAACGGTCAGTTACTGAGCCTGTACGCTGATGCTTATAATGTTACTCAAAACCCGCTTTACCAACAGGTAGTGATGCAAACAGTTGATTTTGTGGCGAGGGAACTCACCAGTGAAGAAGGTGGTTTTTTCTCAGCACTTGATGCTGACAGTGAAGGAGTAGAAGGTAAATTTTATGTATGGGAAAAAACAGCATTTGATGAAGTAATTGGGGTTGAAGATGCTGCTATAGCAGCCGACTATTATCAGGTAACTAGTCAAGCTAATTGGGAAGAAGGCAACATACTGCATAGAAGTATAGGAGACCTGGCTTTTGCCGAAAAGCACCAAATAGACGTAGAAAGCCTCAAACAAAAAGTAACACAGTGGAACGAGCGATTATTGACAGCCCGTAGTAAAAGAATACGCCCAGGGCTGGATGACAAGATATTAACCTCGTGGAATGGACTAATGCTCAAAGGATTGGTAGATGCTTACCGGGTATTTGACTCTCCTAAACTATTGAATCTGGCATTGGCAAACGCCCAGTTTATTGCCGAAAAACTAACCACAGAAAACTACCAGCTTTACCATAGTTACAAAAATGGAAAAGCCTCTATTAACGCTTATTTAGAAGACTACGCTGCTGTAGTAGATGCTTATATAGCCCTTTACCAGGCAACATTTGACGAACAGTGGCTTACAAAGGCAAAATCTCTGACTGATTATGCCCTGGCAAATTTTTATGATAAAGAAGAGGGGTTGTTCTTTTTTACTGATGTCAACGCTGAAAAACTCATTGCCCGCAAAAAAGAACTATTTGATAATGTGATTCCTGCATCTAACTCTATGATGGCCAAAAATCTATATTGGCTGGGACTTTACTATGAGCAAAGTGATTATCAACAAAAGGCGTCACAAATGTTGGGGCAAATGCAGAAAATAATAGTAGAAAACCCCGAAAGTGCCGCGAACTGGGCTACCTTGTATACTTATTTTGCCCAACCTACAGCCGAAGTCGCAATTGTAGGCGAACAAGCTCAAGAGTATCGCGCGTCTCTTGACAAATATTATTATCCTAACAAAATACTGGCTGGCACACTGCAACCTCAAGACTCACTCGGACTTTTACAAAACCGAGGCACTATAAATGGGCAAACGACTGTGTACGTTTGCTATAACAAAACCTGCCAACTGCCTGTAAACTCAGTAGAAAGTGCCTGGAAGCAAATGTCTCAGGCTTAA
- a CDS encoding HAD family hydrolase, with product MSKTLLILDLDETLIYTSKTPLINIEPAFTLSAYHYVYKRPYLEEFLYACQQYFELAVWSSAQRNYVNPVVKRVFPQSIPLSFVWSRKRCTFGNLPLHYSLDNHQALGSSQKPSCWFKKLEKVRKRGYSLRKILIVDNSPEKVFFNSANAIYINDFQGDVNDVELMLLKKYLYTLHHVENVQMIEKKDWRNSIST from the coding sequence ATGTCAAAAACACTGTTAATCCTTGATCTTGATGAAACACTTATCTACACTTCCAAGACACCCCTCATCAACATTGAGCCAGCATTTACGCTGTCGGCATACCATTATGTATACAAGCGTCCTTATCTGGAAGAGTTTCTTTATGCTTGTCAGCAATATTTTGAGCTGGCAGTGTGGTCGTCTGCCCAACGCAACTACGTCAACCCGGTGGTCAAGAGAGTTTTCCCTCAAAGCATCCCTTTAAGTTTTGTATGGAGTAGAAAAAGATGCACTTTTGGCAACTTGCCTTTGCATTATTCACTGGACAATCATCAGGCATTGGGTAGCAGCCAAAAACCTAGCTGCTGGTTTAAAAAACTAGAAAAAGTACGAAAGCGAGGGTACTCGCTACGCAAAATATTGATCGTAGATAACTCTCCCGAAAAAGTATTTTTTAATAGCGCCAATGCCATTTATATCAATGACTTTCAAGGCGATGTAAACGACGTTGAATTGATGCTTTTGAAAAAATATTTATATACCTTGCATCACGTAGAAAATGTGCAGATGATAGAAAAGAAGGACTGGAGAAATAGTATTTCTACATAA
- a CDS encoding RidA family protein: MSNLLENLKKLNLSLPKPSTPGGAYQSVNIRGKIAYLAIQFPIENEAFKFQGRLGAEISTEEGLRAMELCTLNVLAQINAKVGLDNIEGLNHIDAYFQAAPEWDDSPKIVDGASKLFLAVLGKKGLHSRAIFGVERLPRNFCVGLTCSFTLK, encoded by the coding sequence ATGTCGAACCTATTAGAGAATCTAAAAAAATTGAATTTAAGTTTACCCAAACCATCTACTCCGGGGGGAGCTTACCAATCAGTAAATATTCGTGGCAAAATAGCCTACCTCGCTATTCAGTTTCCAATTGAAAATGAAGCATTTAAGTTTCAAGGACGGCTAGGGGCAGAAATATCTACCGAAGAAGGGCTTAGGGCTATGGAGCTTTGCACACTCAATGTGTTGGCACAAATAAATGCTAAAGTTGGATTGGATAATATAGAGGGGCTCAACCATATAGATGCTTACTTTCAAGCTGCACCTGAATGGGATGATTCGCCAAAAATAGTTGATGGTGCCTCAAAACTATTTTTGGCTGTTTTAGGTAAAAAAGGGCTACATTCACGGGCTATTTTTGGAGTAGAGCGACTTCCCCGAAACTTTTGTGTAGGTTTGACATGTTCTTTCACTTTAAAGTAA
- a CDS encoding DUF3857 and transglutaminase domain-containing protein, protein MRNLTLLFMAIFVFVINTNAQQKVKAPKVRLGKIDKKWLEMKVYPKDSNATAVILYDKGETSIDTDDLSVIHTRHVRVKIINKAGYKWSNVQIPYYISGIRGESVRYIRGYTYNLVNDKIVKQKFDPKTVLTQKLSKYWKQKTMAFSKVKEGSVIEYTYTIKSKDFRNLKSWYFQKSIPVAWSEYKVEVPNFVKYNVASRGYLINYSIRRITETKASGMNSQIPVKTTHYHWAVKDLPAIKKESYITILKDYTPGIEFRLNQVNIPNGASTNYYTNWATANNQLLTHENFGAHLKFNTFLDEVANSIRSKYSDTTQRVVAAYQHIQSYMTWNKKKRIFVYEPLDVVYRKKTGNATAINFLLVSLLRKLGIKTDPVVLSTRSHGKIKPSSSPMINRLNYMIAQIKLNSNTTILADATDPLLDLGTLPYRCLNGLGRSVNNQGGSWIFLGNTPSSTQVGVEVTLAEDGTSKAVASVTQKGFNAYDERKKLHQQKPQKYAEKFWKGSEYAVTSHKFQNSTNIYKPLTAKYTLDLKEDANIKKAGNMFYITPIVAPDLHENPFKPKTRQLPIDFGYTFKQNYLFTLKIPKGYEVESMPKQKVVSLPKRAGRLIYIAQKQKDKVQVIIRFAINKPVFLASEYLGLRELYNQMIDKVQEQIVLKKI, encoded by the coding sequence ATGAGAAATCTTACGCTATTGTTTATGGCAATATTTGTATTTGTAATCAATACAAATGCACAACAAAAAGTAAAAGCTCCCAAAGTAAGGCTGGGCAAAATAGACAAGAAATGGCTGGAAATGAAAGTCTACCCTAAAGACAGTAATGCTACAGCAGTAATTCTGTATGATAAGGGAGAAACCAGTATCGATACCGATGACCTGTCGGTAATACACACTAGACATGTAAGAGTAAAAATAATCAATAAAGCAGGTTATAAATGGTCAAATGTTCAAATACCTTACTACATAAGTGGTATTAGAGGAGAGTCTGTGCGCTATATTCGTGGATATACTTACAACTTAGTAAATGACAAGATTGTCAAACAAAAGTTTGACCCTAAAACTGTTTTAACTCAAAAGTTAAGCAAGTACTGGAAACAAAAAACAATGGCTTTTTCTAAGGTAAAAGAAGGTTCTGTAATAGAGTATACCTACACCATAAAATCAAAAGACTTCAGAAACCTAAAAAGCTGGTATTTTCAAAAGAGTATTCCTGTTGCCTGGAGTGAGTATAAAGTGGAAGTACCTAATTTCGTCAAGTACAACGTTGCTAGCCGAGGGTATTTAATCAATTATAGTATTCGACGAATCACCGAAACAAAGGCTTCTGGCATGAACAGTCAAATACCTGTTAAAACCACCCACTACCACTGGGCAGTAAAAGACCTGCCTGCTATTAAGAAAGAGAGTTATATTACTATTTTAAAAGACTACACTCCAGGCATTGAGTTTCGTTTAAACCAAGTCAACATTCCTAATGGTGCCTCCACAAATTATTATACCAATTGGGCTACTGCCAACAATCAATTATTGACTCACGAGAACTTTGGAGCCCACCTTAAGTTCAACACTTTTCTGGATGAGGTAGCAAACAGTATCCGCAGCAAATACTCAGACACTACACAAAGGGTTGTGGCGGCTTACCAGCATATACAGTCTTATATGACCTGGAACAAGAAAAAAAGAATATTTGTTTATGAACCTTTAGATGTTGTTTACCGCAAAAAAACTGGTAATGCTACTGCCATTAATTTCTTACTAGTTTCGTTGCTCCGAAAACTAGGCATCAAGACAGATCCAGTAGTACTAAGTACGCGCTCACATGGAAAAATAAAGCCTAGTAGTTCTCCCATGATCAATCGTTTAAACTATATGATTGCTCAAATAAAACTTAATTCCAATACAACTATATTGGCTGATGCTACTGACCCTTTGTTAGATTTAGGCACGTTGCCTTACCGTTGCTTGAATGGTTTGGGCAGATCAGTCAATAACCAAGGAGGCAGCTGGATATTTTTGGGCAACACCCCAAGCAGTACCCAAGTAGGTGTAGAGGTTACACTTGCCGAAGATGGCACCTCTAAAGCGGTAGCTTCAGTCACTCAAAAAGGGTTTAATGCTTATGATGAGCGTAAAAAGTTACACCAACAAAAGCCTCAAAAATATGCTGAAAAATTCTGGAAAGGTTCAGAGTATGCTGTAACTTCTCATAAATTTCAAAATAGCACAAACATTTACAAGCCACTTACGGCAAAGTACACCTTGGATTTGAAAGAAGATGCCAATATCAAAAAGGCAGGCAATATGTTTTACATTACACCTATAGTGGCCCCTGACCTTCACGAAAATCCCTTCAAGCCAAAAACAAGGCAACTACCAATTGATTTTGGCTATACCTTCAAGCAAAACTATCTTTTTACCCTAAAAATACCTAAAGGTTATGAAGTGGAGTCTATGCCTAAACAAAAGGTGGTGTCTTTGCCCAAAAGAGCAGGAAGACTGATTTATATTGCTCAAAAACAAAAAGATAAGGTACAAGTGATTATAAGGTTTGCTATCAACAAACCAGTTTTTTTAGCCTCTGAGTACCTGGGGCTCCGTGAACTATATAACCAGATGATAGACAAAGTACAGGAACAAATTGTATTGAAAAAAATATAA